In a genomic window of Diabrotica undecimpunctata isolate CICGRU chromosome 2, icDiaUnde3, whole genome shotgun sequence:
- the LOC140434098 gene encoding zinc finger CCCH domain-containing protein 15 homolog, whose translation MPPKPKPGAPSKKTEAKKKEKIIEDKTFGLKNKKGAKQQKFIQQVEKQVKSGGIHPLGAAVDQKKLEKEKKLKEQKELAALFKPVQMQKIDKGADPKSVVCAFFKQGQCGKGDKCKFSHDLAVERKAEKRSLYFDMRDDDEEEDTMENWDEAKLKEVIEKKHGEKGKMPTTDIICKHFLEAVEKSKYGWFWQCPTGENCIYRHALPPGFVLKKDKKKLEDKANEITLEDLIEKERAALGPSQTRITLETFLAWKKRKIQDKKDQLKKDEDKKRNEFKAGRQVGISGREMFSFNPDLATEYDMEEGDELFDSSAYPTEEDAVVYKEIDLSIIGDDVQEVDGTGTVATEDRFKNVQPTTSDEKPAEGATAVAINENLFLESDLEDLDEELQELDLEE comes from the exons ATGCCTCCGAAACCAAAACCAGGTGCTCCCAGTAAAAAAACTGAGGCCAAAAAGAAGGAAAAAATTATAGAA gATAAAACTtttggtttaaaaaataaaaaaggggcGAAACAGCAAAAATTTATCCAACAAGTGGAAAAACAAGTCAAGTCCGGTGGTATTCATCCTCTAGGAGCAGCGGTAGAtcaaaagaaattagagaagGAGAAAAAGCTCAAAGAACAGAAAGAACTTGCTGCTCTATTTAAACCAGTCCAGATGCAAAAAATAGATAAAGGTGCTGATCCCAAGTCTGTGGTATGTGCCTTCTTTAAACAAGGACAATGTGGTAAAGGTGACAAATGTAAATTCTCTCATGATTTAGCTGTAGAGAGAAAGGCAGAAAAGCGTTCATTGTATTTTGATATGAgagatgatgatgaagaagaagatactatGGAAAATTGGGATGAAGCTAAATTAAAGGAAGTGATAGAAAAGAAACATGGAGAGAAAGGAAAGATGCCAACCACTGATATT atttgcaAACACTTTTTGGAAGCAGTAGAAAAGTCAAAGTATGGTTGGTTCTGGCAATGCCCCACAGGAGAAAATTGCATTTACAGACATGCCTTGCCACCTGGATTTGTCCTTAAAAAGGATAAAAAGAAACTAGAAGATAAAGCAAATGAAATCACTCTAGAAGATCTTATAGAAAAGGAAAGAGCAGCTTTAG GTCCCAGTCAAACAAGAATTACACTGGAAACGTTTTTGGCTTGGAAGAAAAGAAAGATACAGGACAAGAAAGATCAACTCAAGAAAGATGAAGATAAGAAAAGGAATGAATTCAAGGCTGGCAGACAAGTTGGAATTTCTGGAAGGGAAATGTTCAGTTTCAATCCAGATCTGGCTACTGAATATGACATGGAAGAAGGAGATGAGCTATTTGATTCTTCGGCTTATCCTACTGAAGAAGATGCTGTTGTTTATAAGGAAATAGATTTGAGTATAATAGGAGATGATGTACAGGAG gttGATGGAACTGGTACTGTGGCAACAGAAGATAGGTTTAAAAATGTACAACCAACAACATCTGATGAAAAACCAGCTGAAGGTGCAACTGCAGTGGCTATTAATGAAAACCTTTTCCTCGAGTCAGACTTGGAAGACTTAGATGAAGAATTACAAGAACTAGATCTAGAGGAATAA
- the Cdc27 gene encoding cell division cycle protein 27 homolog, which produces MIVQEPVQAAIWHCLNHHDYTDAIFLSERLYAEVNTEESLFLLATSYYRNGQNDHAYYILKDRIGNSPQCRYLLGMCAYELEKYAEAEATILENSTSGNNLDDEDLVKEFGEQAGFALLLLGKIAAKTERKSRAVDAWKKALKLNPFLWSSFELLCKMGEKKDPAEVFQINNIENLSMCQGNSISNLDSVIITNSMSTIENDESFINTPEQVFSFNPIHMNHANVKLFSTPDESPSVHPLALSGIRPLAPSLQKSLRPRFKEVGSFQTPPNHESQPAFGQLFETSHDTLNTPDMISPTTLTESNNHHQSLAKRVRAQVDQFIGRKESIFQNCKPVFSQSTNVPVTKTPTIPLAVQPGQNVRRSSRLFSNSYSVKENNKSPSRNKFATPKSPSRKTKQRMAKCNLNKNANFAEMNTKNKIEKEKTETVTSADAKTEKSAISNTTENCLQQVVYMQKQSAEGLMSLLREIGQAYMDLSQFECAAAIERLNSLPPNQFKTSWVQCLLGLAYFEMLDFENSIKYFGEVHSKEPYRLEYMDIYSTALWHLQKEVTLSALAQDLISANKNSPLTWCVSGNCFSLHKEHDTAIKFFQRAVQVDPNFPYAYTLLGHEYITTEELDKAMSCFRNAIRLDPRHYNAWFGIGTIYSKQERYQLAEMNYSKALSINPKSSVILCHIGVVQHALKDTEKALATFNTAIFNNPHSPLCKFHRGSIYFALGRHAEALKELEELKEIVPKESLVYYLIGKVHKKLGNTDLALMHFSWATDLDPKGGSSQIKEAFDPSIGRSENEVESPISPAPDEYQSESNSVPRFGPLNFNGLPDDSEDSF; this is translated from the exons ATGATTGTACAGGAACCAGTTCAG gctgCCATTTGGCATTGTTTAAATCATCATGATTATACGGACGCAATATTTTTATCGGAACGTTTATATGCTGAAG TGAATACTGaagaaagtttatttttgttggcaACATCATATTATAGGAATGGGCAAAATGATCATGCTTATTATATACTTAAAGACAGAATAGGAAATTCGCCACAGTGTAGATATTTACTGGGGATGTGTGCCTATGAGTTAGAAAA ATATGCAGAGGCTGAAGCTACTATTCTAGAAAACAGTACATCAGGAAACAATTTAGATGATGAAGATCTAGTCAAAGAATTTGGAGAGCAAGCTGGTTTTGCATTGCTACTTCTGGGTAAAATTGCAGCTAAAACTGAACGCAAATCTAGAGCAGTCGATGCTTGGAAAAAAGCTCTTAAATTAAACCCATTCCTGTGGTCTAGTTTCGAACTTCTGTGCAAAATGGGAGAAAAAAAGGACCCAGCGGAAGTTttccaaataaacaatattgaaaatttatCTATGTGCCAAGGAAACAGCATCAGTAATTTAGATAGTGTTATTATCACCAACAGTATGTCCACTATTGAGAACGATGAAAGCTTTATCAATACTCCCGAACAAGTTTTTAGTTTTAATCCTATTCATATGAACCATGCCAATGTCAAGCTGTTCTCCACACCAGATGAAAGCCCCTCAGTTCACCCTTTAGCTCTATCTGGAATCAGGCCATTGGCACCTTCACTCCAAAAATCTCTCAGGCCTCGATTTAAGGAAGTTGGAAGT TTCCAGACTCCACCCAATCACGAATCTCAACCCGCATTCGGCCAGCTGTTCGAAACCTCCCACGATACCCTCAACACACCCGACATGATTTCACCGACGACGCTCACGGAATCGAACAACCACCACCAGTCGCTGGCGAAACGAGTGAGGGCCCAAGTCGATCAGTTCATCGGTCGTAAGGAGTCGATTTTTCAAAACTGTAAGCCGGTGTTTAGCCAATCCACTAACGTGCCCGTAACTAAGACCCCCACGATTCCGCTAGCGGTACAACCGGGTCAAAACGTACGAAGAAGTTCGAGATTATTCAGTAATAGTTATTCGGTTAAggaaaacaacaaatcgcctagTAGAAATAAGTTTGCTACACCAAAGTCGCCGTCTCGTAAAACTAAGCAGCGTATGGCTAAGTGTAATCTGAATAAAAACGCGAATTTTGCGGAAATGAACactaagaacaaaatagaaaaagaaaagacGGAAACGGTGACTTCCGCTGACGCGAAGACGGAAAAAAGTGCAATATCCAACACGACAGAAAACTGCTTACAGCAAGTAGTCTACATGCAAAAGCAGAGCGCTGAGGGCTTGATGTCTTTGTTAAGAGAAATCGGCCAGGCTTATATGGATTTGTCGCAATTCGAGTGCGCCGCCGCCATCGAGAGGCTCAATTCGTTACCACCCAATCAGTTTAAAACCTCCTGGGTACAGTGCTTGTTAGGTCTTGCCTATTTCGAAATGTTAGACTTTGAAAACAGTATTAAATATTTCGGGGAAGTCCACAGTAAAGAACCCTATCGCTTAGAATACATGGATATTTATTCCACGGCGTTGTGGCACTTACAAAAGGAAGTAACGCTCTCGGCTTTAGCTCAAGATTTAATATCCGCGAATAAAAACTCTCCTCTAACGTGGTGTGTCAGTGGGAATTGTTTTTCGCTGCACAAAGAACACGATACTGCTATTAAATTTTTCCAAAGAGCTGTTCAGGTCGATCCGAATTTCCCGTACGCTTATACTCTGTTGGGACACGAATACATCACCACGGAAGAGCTTGACAAAGCCATGAGTTGCTTTAGAAACGCTATAAGACTGGATCCTAGGCATTACAATGCCTGGTTCGGCATAGGGACGATATACTCCAAGCAGGAACGTTATCAATTAGCCGAAATGAACTACTCCAAAGCGCTGTCTATTAATCCGAAGAGTTCGGTGATTCTTTGCCATATAGGGGTGGTTCAACACGCCCTAAAAGATACAGAAAAGGCTTTGGCTACGTTCAACACAGCCATATTCAATAACCCCCATAGTCCACTATGCAAATTCCACAGAGGATCCATCTACTTCGCTCTGGGGAGACACGCCGAGGCTCtcaaagagctcgaagaactgAAAGAAATCGTACCCAAAGAATCTTTAGTATATTATCTTATAGGTAAGGTCCACAAGAAACTAGGCAACACCGATCTGGCTCTGATGCACTTCAGCTGGGCGACGGATCTGGACCCCAAGGGAGGCAGTAGTCAAATCAAGGAAGCCTTCGACCCGTCTATAGGCAGGAGCGAGAACGAAGTAGAATCTCCAATTTCTCCCGCTCCGGACGAATACCAATCGGAGAGCAATTCGGTTCCGAGGTTCGGCCCGCTGAATTTCAACGGCTTGCCAGATGACAGTGaagatagtttttaa